From one Anabas testudineus chromosome 21, fAnaTes1.2, whole genome shotgun sequence genomic stretch:
- the LOC113173242 gene encoding olfactory receptor 4E1-like, producing the protein MNNNSGTPSYFEFTVFSDYGSLRYLFFCLCLLIYMTIISANLVIVLTVCVEKSLHQPMYIFICCLSLNSLYGSAGFFPRFLMDILSDTHFISRPSCFIQMYVIHTYVGHEMTLLTVMSYDRLVAVCQPLHYHRKMTFRTVLCLLVFAVLHPVCILIYFFYLSISLTLCVNKLPRTFCTNWAVVQLSCVDTTLIITGIQFVAVTSIFTLLFFVLYTYLRILLVCRRSSSEFRGKALQTCLPHIVTVVNYCISICCDISLNQFKADEVNPFVIVVLSVEFLIVPSVTNPLVYSLNLPQIRAVIEGTLGKTQDKGSRRNYVPQLAGKHLDIPLEDLEKVS; encoded by the exons atgaacaacaacagtgggaCTCCCTCCTACTTTGAGTTCACTGTGTTCTCAGACTACGGCTCCCTCAGatatcttttcttctgtctctgtctgttgatcTACATGACTATAATCTCTGCTAATCTTGTCattgttctcacagtctgtgtggagaagtctctgcatcagcccatgtatattttcatctgctgtctgtctttaaactctctGTACGGCTCAGCCGGCTTCTTCcccaggttcctgatggacatactgtctgacactcacttcatctcacgtccgtcctgttttattcagatgtATGTTATTCACACGTATGTAGGTCATGAGATGACTCTTCTCACTGTCATGTCCTATGATAGATTAGTTGCTGTTTGTCAGCCTTTACACTATCACAGGAAAATGACTTTTAGGACGGTGCTGTGTCTTCTGGTTTTTGCTGTGTTACACCCTGTGTGTATTTTGATCTATTTCTTCTATTTGTCCATCAGTTTAActttgtgtgtaaataaattacCAAGGACTTTTTGCACTAACTGGGCTGTGGTTCAGTTGTCCTGTGTGGACACCACATTGATCATCACAGGAATCCAGTTTGTTGCAGTGACTTCGATCTTCACCCTCCTGTTCTTTGTCCTGTACACCTACCTGCGtattctgcttgtttgcagGAGAAGTTCATCTGAATTCAGAGGAAAGGCGTTACAGACCTGTCTGCCACACATAGTAACCGTTGTGAATTACTGCATTTCAATATGCTGTGACATATCACTTAATCAGTTCAAGGCTGATGAAGTCAATccatttgtcattgttgttcTATCTGTGGAGTTTCTGATCGTTCCTTCCGTCACTAACCCTCTGGTTTACAGCCTGAATCTACCTCAGATCAGAGCAGTGATT GAGGGGACCctggggaagacccaggacaaGGGTAGTAGGAGGAACTATGTCCCTCAACTGGCCGGGAAACACCTTGATATTCCCTTGGAAGATCTGGAGAAGGTCTCTTga